The proteins below come from a single Drosophila miranda strain MSH22 chromosome Y unlocalized genomic scaffold, D.miranda_PacBio2.1 Contig_Y1_pilon, whole genome shotgun sequence genomic window:
- the LOC117189830 gene encoding ankyrin repeat and LEM domain-containing protein 1-like: MSKFLLTYIVTCWPLQLQKLGSNFILFRGAKYSLGTIANRRYTNFSPELEQTLQSENNYQSIKKLSKYAAPHIKWHREQGNTDLQYFNYLLLDPRVTNKLANRAPGMHCIDVWFTFLRAIFYVGKGKGIRPFVHFLQAEKLLGTPDSIKQAKDPKLALILSIWEQKRGILLIRGFRGISSADAQTREASMINALGMNHLTNRRVGVFFGPAKNKYTPTQRMLLGIALLYKLMSKFIAKEEREIYPQISVDPVAKAA; this comes from the coding sequence aTGTCGAAATTTTTGTTAACTTATATAGTCACGTGCTGGCCTTTGCAGCTGCAAAAACTAGGCAGTAACTTTATCCTCTTTCGAGGTGCCAAGTACTCCCTTGGCACTATCGCAAATAGGCGCTACACAAACTTCTCTCCTGAGCTGGAACAGACCCTGCAGTCGGAGAACAATTATCAGAGCATCAAAAAACTCTCAAAGTATGCCGCCCCCCACATTAAATGGCATCGCGAACAGGGGAATACAGATCTGCAATATTTCAACTATTTGTTGCTGGATCCCCGCGTAACAAACAAGCTTGCGAATCGGGCCCCAGGAATGCACTGCATTGATGTCTGGTTCACTTTCCTAAGAGCTATTTTCTATGTAGGCAAGGGCAAGGGCATCCGTCCATTTGTCCACTTTCTGCAAGCCGAGAAACTTCTTGGCACACCTGACAGCATCAAGCAGGCCAAGGATCCGAAACTAGCGTTAATTTTGTCCATTTGGGAGCAGAAACGCGGCATCCTGCTGATTCGTGGCTTTCGCGGCATATCCTCCGCGGATGCGCAAACCCGCGAGGCCTCCATGATTAATGCCCTGGGCATGAACCATTTGACAAATCGACGAGTGGGTGTTTTTTTCGGTCCGGCTAAGAACAAATATACACCAACGCAGAGGATGCTTCTGGGAATCGCTTTACTCTATAAGCTGATGTCTAAGTTCATTGCAAAAGAAGAGCGGGAAATTTATCCTCAGATATCTGTGGATCCAGTTGCAAAGGCAGCCTAA